In the genome of Mucilaginibacter sp. 14171R-50, the window CGGCGATCCGCACAAATAAATATGATTTTATCAGTGGTTCTTCTACCCATTTTTTTCTGTCGCTCCACTGCTTTAAACGACGGTGCAGGGGCAGGTAGGCTTCAACACCTTTACTTACTAAAGCGCTGTAGGCTTTTTTTTCGGCGCGTGGGTGGGTATAAACAGGGTACCATTTAAGGCTGCTATTAGTTAACGGTAAAGCCATATCGTAAACAACACTAATTATTTAAACCAACGGCTAAAATTCCACCACTTCTTTTTATCATTTTCGACATAATAGCCGGAGCTTTCATATCCGCTATAATCAGAGTAATAATAGTACTTACCATAGTTATCGCCAGTGAACCTGGTTGTGTAATATCTTGAATGTAAAAGGTCCTCAGCAAACGCGTTCAGTACTATTACGGTATTATCCAAATGGTATTCCTGCGCGATGCGTTGCGGAATTGTGGCCGCGTAATATTTAGATTTGCCTGACCGTATAACAAAAATGTTGATATCGCTGACACGTATCAGCGGGATAGCATCCGATACCAGACCTATAGGGGCGGTGTCTATCATGATCACATCGTATTTGTTTTTCAGATCGGTTATCAGTTCGCTCATCCGCTGGCTATGCAAAAGCTCCGACGGATTTGGGGGCACGGGGCCTGATATGATAATATCCAGGTTTTTTTGGCTGGTTTGCAGTATGATATCGCTTAACTGCGACTGGCGGGAAAGATAGGTGCTTAACCCGGTATCGTTTGGTACATTGAATGTTTTATGAAGCTTGGAGCGACGCAGATCAGCCCCAACAAGCACCACTTTTTTATCGATGAGGGACAGCGTGCTGGAAAGGTTTACAGCTACAAATGATTTTCCTTCGCCGGCTACCTCAGAAGTTATGCAAATTACCTTGCTCTCTTTTTCTGATGCCAGGAAATTCAGGTTGGTTCGTACTGACCTTACCGATTCGGCAAACATGGTTTTAGGCTTGCTTAATGCCAGTATCTGCGCATTGTCTTCGTCTATCTTCTCCGGGAATTTCCTGATCACACCCAAAATAGGTACCGATGTAAGGCTCTCTACGGTTTCTTTATCATAGATATAAGGGTTTAACAGCCTGATGAGTATTATTAAACCCAGCCCGGTAATTATACCCAAAATTATAGCCGAGCGGTGGATGCCGCGTTCGTCAGGCGACACGGGCGAAAAGTTTGTTTGGGCTTGTTCTATAATGGTTGCGCCCGGTAAAATACCCGCGCGGCTTATTTGTGCCGAAAGCTTCCGCTCAGATAAAAAAGATAAAACCTTTTCGTTAACTTCATAAGGGCGGTTCAGGGCTATCAGGTCGCGTTCGGCAACCGGGAATACCGATATCTGCTTATTTACCGTTGCCAGCTGCGAATTTAAATAGTCTAAATTTGTTTTTACGCTTTTATAGGTAGCATTAATGCTGTTTAACGCGTTGTTTTTTATTTGCAGGATAGACCGGTTGATATCCTGTATGGGCTGCGAGTTGTAGTTATACGTTTTTAATAACTCGTAGCGCTGGTTAAGCAAGTTGTCCAGTTTATCTATTAAACCGTTTAATGCAGGGTCTACGCCGTTGCCTGCGTTAAAATTGAGGTTAACGTTATTCTTTTCTTTGTCAATTTGTTCCTTTAGCTGGTCAATAGCTATCAGTTGTAATTTTAACACCGCTTGTTGCGATTCTATCTCCTTGGCTTTACCTAAGGCGGCCTCGGCTGATGAGCTGACTTCCATCAGCTTGTTTTTTTGCTTAAACTCTAAAATAGACTTTTCGGAACCCTT includes:
- a CDS encoding tyrosine-protein kinase family protein, coding for MEESNKIIKKLPNQEIDYFKIGKILLSRWYWIAGSLILFILGSYVYLWYTPKTYATSGTMKLEEKKSEISDLVNVIGSSDRGPSKIQSETSVIQSPTVILAAIKDLNYPISFYIQGRVRTSEIYPQKPLEIQTLQFDSLNFYRGLVNFRAIDKTSFNLSYQAGEKEISKNYSYNSPITVGPTTFIIRPPAAGIGKNTVYLFKFNIPEDFIGRVRGGLRTSELAKYSNVLLLQQTDANPQFAADVLNAIMKEYLIYDRDRKTQSATQMINFIDDQLQYLSDKVKGSEKSILEFKQKNKLMEVSSSAEAALGKAKEIESQQAVLKLQLIAIDQLKEQIDKEKNNVNLNFNAGNGVDPALNGLIDKLDNLLNQRYELLKTYNYNSQPIQDINRSILQIKNNALNSINATYKSVKTNLDYLNSQLATVNKQISVFPVAERDLIALNRPYEVNEKVLSFLSERKLSAQISRAGILPGATIIEQAQTNFSPVSPDERGIHRSAIILGIITGLGLIILIRLLNPYIYDKETVESLTSVPILGVIRKFPEKIDEDNAQILALSKPKTMFAESVRSVRTNLNFLASEKESKVICITSEVAGEGKSFVAVNLSSTLSLIDKKVVLVGADLRRSKLHKTFNVPNDTGLSTYLSRQSQLSDIILQTSQKNLDIIISGPVPPNPSELLHSQRMSELITDLKNKYDVIMIDTAPIGLVSDAIPLIRVSDINIFVIRSGKSKYYAATIPQRIAQEYHLDNTVIVLNAFAEDLLHSRYYTTRFTGDNYGKYYYYSDYSGYESSGYYVENDKKKWWNFSRWFK